In one window of Astyanax mexicanus isolate ESR-SI-001 chromosome 18, AstMex3_surface, whole genome shotgun sequence DNA:
- the si:ch73-14h1.2 gene encoding putative ferric-chelate reductase 1, translated as MQSAFVVLLLLGGSSLSTVLAFPNGLVTPACERMIPNHVVDSMSTPAPFSVISNSSSYVAGQQITVTLQANETGFFKGFLLQARAADAGVGPIGTFSVTGTEAQLLNCSTVASAVSHTSNVNKTTIQATWTAPDNEFRDIEFRATFVQNFSIFWVGVRSSWLAFAGEIPNTTIVVPSSSTAVTLNGTVTPNSSPPLSFSSSILLLLPVMLLTLSNTH; from the exons atgCAATCTGCTTTTGTTGTACTGCTTTTGTTGGGAGGGTCCTCTCTCTCCACAGTGTTAGCTTTCCCAAATGGTCTTGTAACTCCTGCTTGTGAAAGAATGATACCAAATCATGTTGTTGATTCAATGTCGACCCCTGCACCTTTCTCCGTCATCTCAAACAGCTCCAGTTACGTGGCCGGCCAGCAGATTACAG TGACCCTTCAGGCCAATGAAACCGGGTTTTTTAAGGGTTTTCTGCTTCAGGCTCGGGCAGCAGATGCAGGAGTCGGCCCAATCGGGACGTTCAGTGTGACGGGGACTGAAGCTCAGCTGCTCAACTGCAGCACT GTCGCCTCAGCTGTCAGTCACACATCAAATGTCAACAAGACAACTATCCAGGCCACGTGGACGGCCCCGGACAATGAGTTTAGGGATATCGAGTTTAG AGCTACATTCGTACAGAACTTTTCCATATTCTGGGTCGGGGTAAGAAGCTCTTGGCTTGCGTTTGCTGGTGAAATCCCAAACACGACCATCGTTGTCCCATCAAGCTCAACGGCTGTGACTTTAAACGGAACCGTGACTCCAAACAGCAGCCCTCCACTCTCCTTCAGCTCCTCGATCCTCCTCCTGCTCCCAGTGATGCTCCTGACCCTCTCTaacacacactga
- the LOC103029907 gene encoding putative ferric-chelate reductase 1 — protein MSLLLSVLVGMCSIGWGSAYSIGNISVVCDTMMPGHGYVPQNTTPPFRITASNTTYAPGDSITVSLSSTQNGTVFVGFMLQALRTVNGAPVGSFSSSNNSLFRLHSCSSVTNSTISHATGADKAQFVATWVAPPGSSPGNIQFCATFVKNFVQYWTMVKSPVITSASTVISVSALVLCSSVLTALTVIFRTVS, from the exons ATGAGTCTCCTGCTGTCGGTGTTGGTTGGGATGTGCAGTATTGGGTGGGGTTCTGCTTATTCTATAGGGAACATAAGCGTTGTGTGTGACACTATGATGCCGGGGCATGGCTATGTCCCTCAAAACACCACCCCGCCTTTCCGAATCACCGCCAGCAACACCACCTACGCTCCCGGCGACTCCATCACAG TGTCTCTGAGCTCAACACAGAATGGAACGGTGTTCGTGGGCTTCATGCTGCAGGCTCTCAGGACTGTGAACGGGGCACCAGTGGGCTCTTTCAGCTCCTCAAACAACAGCCTGTTCAGACTCCATAGCTGCTCCAGCGTGACG AACTCCACCATCAGCCATGCAACCGGAGCAGATAAGGCACAGTTTGTAGCCACCTGGGTTGCCCCTCCTGGATCTTCTCCAGGCAACATTCAGTTTTG CGCAACATTTGTAAAAAACTTTGTACAGTACTGGACCATGGTGAAGAGTCCCGTCATCACGTCAGCCAGTACAGTG ATTTCTGTTTCAGCTCTCGTCCTGTGCTCCAGCGTCCTGACTGCACTGACTGTTATCTTCAGAACAGTCTCCTGA